The Acidimicrobiales bacterium genome has a window encoding:
- a CDS encoding YbhB/YbcL family Raf kinase inhibitor-like protein, with the protein MTRAAPAATLAPARATADAAVLPPRAATPVRCRAATAVLVAVALALLAACSDDGRELAEPAADQTTTTPSTAAGQTTTAPAGFSLSSPAFTDGGPMPDWMACPGDVSPPMTWTGVPPGTVELALVVTDSDADGFVHWVVAGIDPSSTGVDQGAVPPGAVEARNGDGGVGWFGPCPPAGETHAYEFRLLAFLEPVGLQPGLDAGDAVAALTGAAAEATYTGTYTR; encoded by the coding sequence GTGACCCGGGCGGCGCCGGCCGCGACCCTGGCCCCAGCCCGGGCGACGGCGGACGCGGCGGTCCTGCCGCCCCGCGCCGCCACCCCGGTGCGGTGCCGGGCGGCGACGGCCGTGCTGGTGGCCGTCGCCCTCGCGCTCCTGGCCGCCTGCTCCGACGACGGGCGGGAGCTGGCCGAGCCGGCTGCGGACCAGACGACGACCACGCCGTCGACCGCCGCCGGCCAGACCACGACCGCGCCCGCCGGCTTCTCGCTGTCGAGCCCCGCGTTCACCGACGGCGGCCCCATGCCGGACTGGATGGCCTGCCCCGGCGACGTGTCGCCGCCGATGACCTGGACCGGCGTCCCGCCCGGCACCGTCGAGCTGGCCCTCGTCGTGACGGACTCCGACGCCGACGGCTTCGTCCACTGGGTCGTCGCCGGCATCGACCCGTCCTCGACCGGCGTCGACCAGGGCGCCGTCCCACCCGGCGCCGTCGAGGCGAGGAACGGCGACGGCGGGGTCGGGTGGTTCGGCCCGTGCCCGCCGGCCGGCGAGACCCACGCGTACGAGTTCCGGCTGCTCGCCTTCCTGGAGCCGGTCGGGCTCCAGCCCGGCCTCGACGCCGGCGACGCCGTCGCCGCGCTCACCGGCGCGGCCGCCGAGGCGACCTACACGGGGACGTACACCCGCTGA
- a CDS encoding DUF885 domain-containing protein, whose translation MVDFDALADEWLHEHVEEHPTLGTLYGLEGYDDRLGDFSGEAFERRAARDGRWIERLTALPDDELSDEERIDRDLLIAHHRGNQVFADFPNWRRNPDTYVGPGLDGVYVLFLHRLRPDADLAEAAAARLRQVPGALAAGRENLDPGMADPVLVRRALGMCRAAVQFARDLVPQEEEDPALRSTLAEAGAVAAEAYQDFAGFLEDLAARAEGSYVIGEARYDGVLRDRELLGHGAAELRRRGQAAYDELAEELSRVSRDHFGSDDWRAVVDRLNADHPPTPEAMQDEYAHWTAEARRFLADHELVSFPEGEECRVVPAPPFRRAIIAVAFYIRPPAFRESRVGHFFVPFPPEGTPEDEVRKRLSDNSRASIPTTSVHEAYPGHHWHLTTMLAGRPLRRVVSSPYFTEGWALYSERMMREQGFFTDPAHEIGHLDARIFRAARIVCDTSLHTGDMSFDEAVAFMSTKASLSEPTATAEVTRYCAWPTQASAYLTGALEIERAREGWLAAGGDLRTFHDRLGGSGAMPTALAERALGTPA comes from the coding sequence ATGGTCGACTTCGACGCCCTGGCCGACGAGTGGCTCCACGAGCACGTCGAGGAGCACCCGACGCTCGGCACCCTCTACGGCCTCGAGGGCTACGACGACCGGCTGGGCGACTTCTCCGGCGAGGCCTTCGAGCGCCGGGCGGCGCGGGACGGCCGGTGGATCGAGCGCCTCACCGCCCTGCCCGACGACGAGCTGTCCGACGAGGAGCGCATCGACCGGGACCTGCTGATCGCCCACCACCGGGGCAACCAGGTCTTCGCCGACTTCCCGAACTGGCGCCGCAACCCCGACACCTACGTCGGCCCCGGCCTCGACGGCGTCTACGTCCTGTTCCTCCACCGCCTCCGCCCCGACGCCGACCTGGCCGAGGCGGCGGCCGCACGCCTGCGCCAGGTGCCGGGCGCGCTGGCCGCCGGCCGGGAGAACCTCGACCCGGGGATGGCCGACCCCGTCCTCGTCCGCCGGGCCCTCGGCATGTGCCGGGCCGCCGTCCAGTTCGCCCGCGACCTCGTGCCCCAGGAGGAGGAGGACCCGGCGCTGCGGTCGACCCTGGCCGAGGCCGGCGCCGTCGCCGCCGAGGCCTACCAGGACTTCGCCGGGTTCCTCGAGGACCTCGCGGCGCGGGCCGAGGGCAGCTACGTGATCGGCGAGGCCCGCTACGACGGCGTCCTCCGGGACCGGGAGCTGCTCGGCCACGGGGCGGCCGAGCTCCGCCGCCGGGGCCAGGCCGCCTACGACGAGCTGGCCGAGGAGCTGTCCCGGGTCAGCCGCGACCACTTCGGCAGCGACGACTGGCGGGCCGTCGTCGACCGGCTCAACGCCGACCACCCGCCGACTCCGGAGGCCATGCAGGACGAGTACGCCCACTGGACGGCCGAGGCCCGCCGCTTCCTCGCCGACCACGAGCTGGTGTCGTTCCCCGAGGGCGAGGAGTGCCGGGTGGTGCCGGCGCCGCCGTTCCGCCGGGCGATCATCGCCGTCGCCTTCTACATCCGCCCGCCGGCGTTCCGGGAGTCGCGGGTCGGCCACTTCTTCGTCCCGTTCCCGCCCGAGGGGACGCCGGAGGACGAGGTGCGCAAGCGCCTGTCGGACAACAGCCGGGCCAGCATCCCGACCACGTCGGTGCACGAGGCCTACCCGGGCCACCACTGGCACCTGACGACCATGCTCGCCGGCCGGCCGCTGCGCCGGGTCGTGTCGTCGCCCTACTTCACGGAGGGCTGGGCCCTCTACAGCGAGCGGATGATGCGGGAGCAGGGGTTCTTCACCGACCCGGCCCACGAGATCGGCCACCTCGACGCCCGCATCTTCCGGGCCGCCCGCATCGTCTGCGACACGAGCCTGCACACCGGCGACATGAGCTTCGACGAGGCCGTCGCGTTCATGTCGACCAAGGCGAGCCTGAGCGAGCCGACGGCGACGGCCGAGGTCACCCGCTACTGCGCCTGGCCTACCCAGGCGTCCGCCTACCTGACCGGCGCGCTCGAGATCGAGCGGGCCAGGGAGGGGTGGCTGGCGGCCGGCGGCGACCTGCGCACGTTCCACGACCGGCTGGGCGGCTCCGGCGCAATGCCGACGGCGCTGGCCGAGCGGGCCCTCGGCACGCCGGCGTGA